The stretch of DNA GCGTGCTCCAGTCTGGATAGCTGTCTTGGAAAAATTTCCCTGACATATGCGCGTCTTTGGCGATGTAATTACGGCCACCGTGGCGGGCCACACAGTCATCAAGCTTTGTTAAAAGCGCGCGTGTTTTCTCGCCTTTATTAGCAAAATCAAGCGCCAAACTAACGCCCGGTCCGATGTTGCAAAAGCTCATAACACCCGGTGAGGGCTCTGTGCCGTGATGTTTTAAAACCGCCAGAAAAGACCCTTGGCCAGAGTGTTTGATAATAGACAGCATCTCGCGGATACCGTCTTGGGCGCAATCTTGCGGGATCAGGCATTGATGTTGGTAAAAACCCTTGCGACCATATAATTTATTCCAATCAGCGATACTATCCAGCGGATAAAAATAAGGGTCATAATGGGCGCGGCCTTTGTACCGCGCGCCGGGGCGGATGCGGTATAACGTATTGAACAGACCGATAGTAAAACGGTTAAGAAGAAAAGCGGGTGTTGGGAAAGGCCAGCGGAATTTAGTCTCGCTGTCATGGGGGCTCAGCCCGCCGTAATCCGAAAACCTAGCGCGGGTGAAAATCCCGCGACCCAATTTTGATTGGGGCGCAAAGCAATCCACCCAAGCAACATTATAGGGCCAATCGGCACTGTCGGCGGAGAGTTTAAAGAATTCATCCAGCGAGCGGTAAGGTATATTTTCAACATCCAGATAGGCAGATTTTATGGGTTTTAATTTTAACTCGACCCAATCAATGATGCCCGTTAATCCCAAGCCGCCGATTGTCAGGGCGAACATTTTTTTATTCTTGGTTGGCGTGCAAACCATCGGCGCACGGTCAGAGCGGACAAGGGATAAGGCCAAGACATGCGCGCCAAAGCTGCCGTCTTTATGGTGATTTTTGCCGTGGACATCATTGGCGATCGCCCCGCCGAGGGTGACAAATTTACTGCCGGGGCTGACGGGAATAAACCAGCCTTGGGGCACGCTCACGCGCAGCAATGCGTCAAGCGTCAGGCCAGAGCGGGCGCGTAAAATACCGCTGTCTTTATCAAAGCTGATAATATGATCACGCGCCGTCATTTGTAACAGCGTGCCGTCAGGGTTTAGTCCCACATCGCCATATGAGCGCCCCATACCGTGCGGCAGTAGCGTCGGCGCGCCGTCTAATGCGTGCTTAAAATCAAGTGGGCTATGCGCGCGGGCAGGGCGACGATTTTGCGCGGCGTGTGGTAGGCGTCCCCAATTGTTAACGGGCATTGTCATGATAATAACGCCCCTTTTTCGACCAGCACAATAATCACCGAGAGCAATCCCAAAACGAGGCTTAACGGATCTTTGATGGCGAATAAAACGGGGTCATCATTCATCTCTCCACGGTACGTCAAAAGCCACATCCGCATCATCCAAAAGGTAAGGATAATACCAACCGCAAACAGGCCATAAGGGGATGTGAGGGCTGGGTTTTCAGCAATTAATCCATAGAGTGAAAAGGCCACAAGTGTCATCGCCAATGACATAATACCAAAGCCCAAAATAATAGGACCGTCTGTGCGGCGGTATCCCCGTCCCGGAATTAATTCAGATGTATTGCTGTCTATCGCGACCTGTTTATTCACTTCAGTATAGCGTTTCACTAAGGACAAGCTGAGGAATAACGCCACGATAAAACAGGCGAGCCAAGGGGAGACGGGTTCTGATAAAATTGCGCCACCCGCCGCGACACGTATCAGAAACAGATTGGCCAGTGTCAGCACATCAAAAATGGCCACGCGTTTAATATAAAAAGAATAAGCCAGGGTCAGCACTAGATATAGACACAGCACCGCAAAGAACGCCGCATTAATTGACCACGCCATCACTGCCGCTAAAGCAAGCCCCATCATCACAATCAAGACACCTGCGGGCACAGGCAGCGCGCCACTGGCAAAGGGTCTGAATTTCTTGCGGCTATGGGCGCGGTCATGTTGTATATCGACTAAATCGTTTAGGACATATGTTGCACTGGCCAGCACACCCATGGCCAGAAATCCAAGGAGTAAGGCGCCGTAATCCGTAACGCTTATGCGGTCGATGATGAGTATTGGGATCAGAAATAAAAGAAGGTTTTTCACCCATTGATGAAGGCGTAATGCCTTGATAACGGCCTTTAATCCGCCTTGGCTTTTATCGATGATTTGAACGGGGGTTCCGATTTTGGATGTCACGCGATGGGCGGATTTTGGCGGGTTGACGGCAAAGGCATTCTGACTGTCTTGCCAGACCGCTATGTCCGCGCGCGCATTACCGACATAGTCAAAACCCTTTGGATAATGCGATTTTAAAAAGGCGGCCTTACGGGCGCTGGTTAGATTGACGTCTTGTGTGCTGCCGAAACTGTCATCGATAAACTTAAACTGGCTCGCAATTTTGCGCACTAATCTTTCGTCACTGCCAGAACATAAAATCACGGCTTGGCCTTGGGCTTTGGCCGCTTTGGCTTGGGCTATGACGGCGTCGTTATAGGGCAGGGTCGCGACGTTAATTCTGTGCCCGACAAGGTCAAAGAGCGCAGCTTTTAGCCGTTGCTTCTGCCCGAGATATTTGAATAGAATAAGCAGTGTTGCCAAAGGGTGATAACAGACTGCTAAGAGCAAAAGCTCATGCGATAAATCATTTCGGATAAAGGTCCCGTCAAGGTCAAGGACAAGGGGCATTTTCGCAAGGGGCGTTTGTGTCTGTACCAAACTGTCCATGACCATGAAAACCTTATTGCGCGACTGTGCCCCATGGGCGCTCCGCTGTAGCCTATCGCATGCGGGGTTAAAAGCCTATAAATCTATGCGGTAATGCAGCGTACAATATCCTGCCTCGACACGGTCCCATCTTGTTTTGGGGTCGGTAATGCTGTCCTCTATGAATTGATCCATCAAGGCTTGCTCTATTGGGTAGTCTTTGGAGTGTTCTTTGTAGATACAGTCGACAATCCCCGCGAGCGGTTTTTCGCCCAAGACTCGTGATGGTCTATCCATAATCATCTTGATATATCCCTGTTCAATCCAAAGCGGCACAGCCATGCCTTTACGCTGTCCGTAATAAAAAACATGGGATGACCAATCCAGCCCCAATGTCATCAACGTGCCATGGGTCGAAACACGTTCTTTCACCAAAAGCGCGATTTGATGCGGTGGTTGATCTGTGAACTCTGATGGGTTTGTTGTGAGTTTATAATAACCGTCAGTGAAGGTTATGATTTGCCCCGCCACCACTGCGACCAAACCAAGGCTGCCGATAATTTTGAAATGTTTCCCCGCCTCTAATAACGCGCCTATAACACTGGCGACGGCGGCAATTAAAAAGATGCTATTGGCCGCTTGGTAATATTCATGCTGAATATGCAGATTAGCAAACAAGACCATTGGCAGGAGGAAAAGCAAAATTGAGGTGAAGGTAAGGGTGAGTGTCTTTCGCCAGTGTGAAGCGCGGTTTCTTAAGGCTAAAAGAGCTATGAAAAGAAAGACTGCTACCCACCAAAATTGACCAATCGCTTCGGGGATTGCGCGGTCTTTGATCAGGTCTATCCAAAATTCTTTTGTAAAGCGCGTGGACATATCGCCAAAATTCCACAGCGATAAATTATCAGAGGCTAGAAAAAACCCGACCATGGATTGTTTTTTCAAAACATCTGTATGCGTCGTCCATGACAGCCCAATGTAAAGCGCGATAAGAACAGCAATAAGCAAGACTGCGCCGCGTTTGATGGTGGTGATGGTGTCAGCTGTTGTCAGTGTGGCGGGGCGCAGCGCGGTGATAACAGCTTTGTTTTGCAAGAGATAATAAATCCCCCCCGCGACCACAAAAACAGGCCAAGTTGTCGCTTTGGTGAGCACGCATAAAACGCCTAAAAGGGTCGCGGTAATGGCCGCTATCCAGCCACCTTTATCTGTGAACCGCATCAGTGCATATAAAAATCCGAGGCCGAAAAACAGCGCTGTGGTTTCAATCATAAAGGTACGAGACCAGAATATATAAAGCGGGGAGCACAGCGCGAGAATGATAAATATCCGTGCCGTGGTTTTGCGCGCGGGGAATAAATACCAGAGGATACGATAGCCTAGGATAAGGCAGCCGAGCCAATAAAGCGCGCTGACAATGCGGCCATTGGCGTCTAGGCCAAGCGGGGATATTTTAGCAAATAGCGCAACAGAAATTTGATAAATCGGTGCTTCGAAAGGGATGGTCCACGGCGTGCCGAAAACGGGCGTGATATAATTAAATGTCAGGCCGTCCTCTATCAGGTAATAGGTGCTGATTGCGGTTTGGGTTTGGCGAAAACTATGGCTTTCAATAATCGCATGATTGGCGGTTGTCGCGATGAAGCCAATATACAACAGCCCAAGAACCGTGATAAGGACCAGCAGCGCATAGCGCCTTGCTCGCGTTATCTGTCCCTCTGTCGTGGGCGCATGATCTATTGGCTTTGTCATAAATGCATCATTAGTGGCGTTACGGCGGCCTAGCGTTTATAGCTTTGACTGGCAAGAACTCTGATTGCTTAACCATGACCATAAGGCCCGCTATGAAACTCTATGATTATCTTCCGTCCGGCAATAGCTATAAGGTGCGTTTGCTTTTGTCCTACCTTGCGCTTGAATATGACTGGGTGAATTTGGACATTATTGCAGGTGAGACTCATACGGCGGATTACAAGTCGCGCAATCCTGTTGGCCAAATCCCACTGCTGGAATTATCCGACGGGCGCACGATAGCCGAAAGCAACGCGATTTTATACTTCCTTGCCGAAGGCACGCCCTACTGGCCGTCCAACGTATTTGACCAAGCCAAGTGCCTACAATGGATGTTTTTTGAGCAATATAAACATGAGCCGTCCATCGCCGTGGCGCGGTTTATCCGAACCTATTATCCGCAGGACCGCGCAGATGAACTTCCTGCCTTGATGAGCAAAGGGGTTCAAGCGCTGGATATCATGGAGGCGCATCTGGCGGATAACCAGTGGTTTGTTGGCGGCGGCCCAACCATTGCCGACATCGCGCTTTATGCCTATACTCATGTTGCGGGTGAGGGTGGATTTACCCTCTCTGATTATCCCAATATCACCATATGGCTCGACCGGTTTTCCGACCATCCGCGCCATATTCGTATTACGGATATCCCGTCATAAGGCGCGAACTTTAGTTCGTGTCAATATCAATGCCGTCCTTAGAGACATCAATGGATAAGTCAGGTTCTTGCGTTGATTGATAATAGCTATATCCGCCAATACCGATGACTGCGATGAGTAGGATGGCAATAAGTAAATTTTTATTTGAGCTTTTGTTAGACATGATATCCCCTTGAATAAACCGCCGAGCTGATATGCTTAGCGTGTATATCTGAAACATCTGACGCGTTGTTTGGTTCCAATTAAAGCGTTATTTGTTGGGATTATGGGACGAACCCTCTTGTCCGCGCAGTCTTAACAGTGGCACATCTTCCCCTGATGCCATATTCGTTACCTCTGTGACCGACGGCATCAGAGCATATTGGGTTTGATAGCGCTGCGGGCCGTAAGGACTCGCGGCCAAGAAAATTCCAGCCGTAAGGGCGCATAAAACCAGCGCGGCACCCTCGACTTTATTTTTCTTTCTCGCACTCGCGAGAAGCGCTAGCGCACCAATGCAGAGACCGACGGCAATTGCCACATCAGCTAGAGCTTGGGTGGGTAACCATAGTGCGGCAAGGGCTGCGGCTTTGGTTACACCGCCGTCAATGCTGCCTGTTACAAAGAGGATATAGCCCAAACCAAAGACAGCAGCGCCAGCAATCAAATGCGGTATCATCTGGGCTGTCGTTTGGCCAAGCACAGTCATCACCACGGGAAAAGCCACCACGCCCAACACGCAGATAAGATTAATCGTTTTTAGCTTTGCCGCAAAAGACAGCCCAAGGCTGAAAAATATGACGGCCGCGATAATTTCATAAGTCATCCTACCCCTATATCTATGCGTGCTTAAATTGACCCAAACGATTAGGCTTAATAATGCGTAAAGACGGTATGACAGCAAGAGAACTCGAACAGGATTGGTTATCGCTGCGCTGCTGGCTTTTGCGCTGCGTCGGGCCAGCGGCTGTGATTTTACTGCTGACGCTGGGGGCGTTTCGATTAATCACTGACCGCGCGCAAATGCTTGATCAAAATGCGGTGATTGTTGGCTTCTTTATACTCTATTTCGTGATTGTCCGGGGCGGGCATATGTTGATGATACGGTCGATGCATAATGAGCTTTTGAGTAAATATGAGGGGCCATATAAGGCACGCCTTGCCGCCCTGCCAAGACGCGGGAAAAGCCCTTTGCAGCGTCGCTCAAATATTGGTTTTACGCTCGCCAAGATAAAACGCGATTTAATCACAGAATTTGGTGCGCGTTGATAAAGCCTGTCTTGCAATCAGATATTGAGTTGCGCCGTGGCCATAGCTCCGCTACCCATGGATTAAGGGGGAGTACGCATGAGCACACCGACAGTTTATCCATTTCAATTTCGCGGTACGGCCAAAGAATATTTCGGCATTTGGATCGTCAATGTCCTGCTGAGTTTGGTGACGCTGGGCGTCTATGCCTCTTGGGCGAAAGTTCGTAATAAGAAATATTTCTACGGGCAGACCTTTGTGGATGATCATAATTTTGATTACCACGCGACGGGGATGCAGCTTTTCAAAGGCAAATTAATTGTCATTGGTGTTTTGTCGGTTTTGGTCGCGCTGCAGCTCTTAGCACCTGTTTTATATTTAATTGCGTTACTCGTCGTTTTGCCGCTTCTCCCATTGATTATTGTGCGGGCTTTAATGTTTAACGCCCGGGTCAGCAGTCACCGCAATGTGCGGTTTAATTTTATTGGCGAATATGGTGAGGCCTTTATAACCTTTTTGCTCCTACCCATTGCGAACCTTTTTACGCTTTACATGATTACGCCCATTATCTCGCGCGCGGCGAACCGTTTTACGATTAACCACCACACATTTGGTGACCGTGGGTTTGATTTTGATGCCAACTTGGGGGCATATTACAAACCCTTTTTGGGCATATTGGCGGTCAGTATTATTGGTATGATTGCTGGATTTGGCGCTCTTTTCAGTATGATGATGGGCAGACTTGAAGGCTATGACGGTGATCCGGAACGCCTGGGCATGATTATTATTCTTGTTACATATGGTATCATGTTCCTTGTTATTTTGCCGAGTGTGCTGTTCTATAAAGCCTGCGTGCGTAACATCGTCTTTAACGGAACGGTGCTGGATGATCAGCATGAATTTAAAAGCACCGTCAACCCATGGCGCTATGTTTGGATTATTGTATCAAATACATTTGCCGCGATTTTCACCATTGGGCTTTTAGTGCCGTGGGGGCGGGTGCGTTTTGCGCGTTATCTGGCCGATAATACGGCGCTGATAACGGACGGCTCGCTTGACGGTTACGCCAGTTCTGTTAGTGAAACGGCGGGCGTTATCTCCAGCGAATATGTCGATCTTGAAGGCATCGACATGGGCATTGGGATTTAACAACAGGCCCAAATATGAGCATAATAATATCAGGCGAATTTTACCGCAACCAATCCAGCGAAGGCCGGGCAGGGCGTTTGATTGTTGATGGCGATGATGTCAGAGTTGATATTACGGACGTTAATTTTCAGACCATTAATATGCGGCGAGATTTCCTGCGCTCCGAAATGCGGATAGAGCCAAAGCTCTCGACACTGGTGCGTAAGATTTACTTGCCCGATGGGTTGCAATTTCAAACCCATGAAAGCGCCGCCGTCGATAGCCTTGATAATCGCGCGCGCTGGAAACTGATTGCAAAGCTTGAAAAAACGGGCTGGCATTTGGTGCCTTTCGCGATTTTAACACCGATTTTGGCGGTGTCCTTTTACCGCATGATGATACCGCTAATCATTGGTTTGGGATTGTTCCTGACCCCCGCTGGCGTGCCTGCGCGCATTGATACGGCAACACTTGGCTCGCTTGATAAAATCTGGATGCGCCCCAGCCGAACACAGGACTACCGCCAAGACGAATTACGAGTCATCTTTGATGATTTAGTCCAGCAGCGCCATAAGGCGCGCGACCACCGTGTACCGGATTACACGCTGGAATTTCGCCGTATGCGCCCGGCCATGCCCAATGCGTTTGCGCTGCCGGGCGGGACGGTTGTGCTGACCGATACCTTAATTAAAGACTTTGACGATGACGATGTTTTGGCGGCAATCCTTGCCCATGAAATTGCCCATGTTGAATATGAACATAGCTTGCGCCAGATCTACCGCGCCATTGGTATGGCGGCGTTGATTAATATGATTGCTGGTGACGCGGGGCCGATGTTGGAGGACCTGCTGCTCGAAGGCAGCGCGCTTTTATCGCTATCATTCTCGCGTAAACATGAAAGCCAAGCCGACAAATACGCCGTGGAAATGATGCATAACATCGGCCGCCCGCCAGAGAAGATGGCGCTGTTTTTTGAAGCCATCCAAAACGGCGACATGAAACTGACCAAGCCGAGGAACCCGCTGCCGATATATGATGACCAAGGCGATCAGAGCCTAGACGCTGAATTTGACCCCGACCCCGCCCCTGACGCGTCGCCCGAAGTTGATTTGCGCGGCAAAAACTGGTTTTCTTCTCACCCGCTCAACCAAGAACGTATTGATGATATACGGCGCTGGTCGGCGGAACTCCGCGGTGAGGCGGTGCCAGAGCAGGGCGCTGAATAAGCGTTCTGAGCCGCCTCATTACGGCTTGGAAAAATTTGCGGGCTGTGATAGGCCACGCCTATGTTTGAACATGTGTCTATAATCCGAATTATAGGCCCGGCACGCTAGGCATAGACCGAACCGCGTGCCGGGATTTTGCCCTTTCCAAACACCCTTATTCTATCCGAGATTATTATGACCGAAACCACGCCGACACGCGATTACCGTGATACGCTGCTGCTGCCCAAAACCGACTTTCCGATGCGCGGGGGCTTGCCGAAAAAAGAACCTGAATGGCTTGAGTATTGGAACAAAATTGGCCTGTTTGAACGGCTGCGCGAACAATCCAAAGGCCGCCCAGATTATTGTCTGCATGACGGCCCGCCCTATGCCAATGGCCATATTCATATGGGCACGGCGCTGAATAAAATCCTCAAAGACATCATCAATAAATCCCAACAAATGGCGGGTTATAACGCGCATTATGTGCCGGGCTGGGATTGTCACGGCCTGCCGATTGAGTGGAAAGTCGAAGAAGAATTTCGCGCCAAAGGCCGGAGTAAAGACGATGTCCCCGGCAGCGAGTTTCGCAAGCGTTGCCGCGAATACGCGCAGCATTGGCTCGATATTCAGCGCGAAGAATTTAAACGCCTCGGCGTGATCGGCGAATGGGATAACCCTTATAAAACGATGAACTTCCAATCCGAAGCCGACATCGTGCATGAGCTTTTAAAGATTGCCAAAACGGGCCAGCTTTACCGCGGCTCCAAACCCGTGATGTGGAGCCCTGTCGAACAAACCGCGCTGGCCGAAGCCGAGGTGGAATATCAGGATAAGCGCGCGACGCAGATTTATGTGAAGTTTCCTGTTCGGGAAGTTACCTCAACTGACAACAGTTTCGCGGGCCGGCGTGATATGTATCTTGCAAATGCTAACGTCGATCATGACGCAGGAACGCCGCCTGGCGAGGATGAGCAACGATATCAAAGTGCGCAAGCTGAATTAGAAGCATTCGATATAGAGACTTTCGAATTACTAAAAGGTGCCTCTCTTTTGATTTGGACGACTACACCGTGGACTATTCCCGCCAATAGAGCTGTAAGTTATTCGAAAAATATAACTTACGGTTTGTATGAAATTGAAGAAATGGCCGAGAGTGAGTTCACTCCGTGGTCGAAGGTTGGTGATAAGTTAATTGTTGCTGATGATCTCTGGATGAAAATCGCAGAAGCTGGATTGATTAAGTCCACTAAAAGGCTCTGTGATGTAGGTGAAGACGAAATTGATGCACTAATTCTCAACCACCCCCTCCGCAATATGGAAGGGGCAGACAACAAGTACGACTTCCCCGTCCCAATGCTCGAAGGCTCTCATGTCACCGCTGATGCGGGTACAGGCTTTGTCCATACCGCGCCGAGCCATGGTGAGGATGACTATATCGTTTGGATGAGTAATGCGACAAAGCTCGAAGCTTTGGGCATTGATCCTGTTGTCCCCATGACGCTGGACGATGCGGGCTGTTACACCGACGTCATGCCACCGCGTCTGCAAGGCCTCGATGTTATCCGCACCTCTGGCAAGAAACGCGGCCAAGACGGCAAAGCCAACGCCGAAGTTTTAAAGGCGCTGGTCGAGTGCGGGAACTTGCTTGCGCGCGGGATTATGACTTTGCGAGACGCGCATAGCTGGCGGAGTAAAGCGCCCGTTATTCGCCGCGCCACACCGCAATGGTTCGTGTCCATGTCCAAGGGCGGATTACGCGATAAAGCCATGGCCGCGATTGAGGACACAGCGTTCTTCCCTGAACGCGGACGTAACCGCCTGTCGACCATGGTCGCGGATCGTCCTGATTGGCTGATCTCCAGACAGCGCAATTGGGGTGTTCCGATTACCTTGATTGTCGGGCCAAATGGTGAGCTTCATACAGAGCGCGACGATGCGGAATTAATTAATTCACGCATCTTGGCCGCCGTTGAAAAAGACGGTGTTGATGGTTGGTTTGAAACTCCTGTGGAAGATTTTATGGGCGGGGATTGCGACGGCTGGGCGAAGGTCAACGACATTCTCGATGTCTGGTTTGACAGTGGCTCGACCCATGCGTTTTGCCTGAAACGCCGGGATGATTTGCCGGACCGTGCGGACCTCTACCTCGAAGGGTCTGACCAACATCGCGGCTGGTTCCAAAGCTCGCTTTTGGAGAGCTGCGCGGTCTACGACGAGGCGCCCTATAAAGCTGTGCTGACCCACGGTTTTGTGGTCGATGAGAAGGGCCTGAAAATGTCCAAGTCGCTCGGCAACACCATGAGCCCTGAAGACATTTCTAAACAATACGGCGCAGACATCATGCGCCTTTGGGTGGCGTCATCCGACTGGGCAAATGATCTAAAAATCGGCAAAGAAATCATCCAAACCAATGTCGATGCCTACCGCAAAATCCGCAACACCATGCGCTATATGGTCAGCGTTCTGGAAGACGCGAAAGACATCCCGCGTGTGGATTATGCCGATATGCCCGCGTTAGAGAAATGGGCGCTGCATCAACTCGCGACCTTTACGGATGAGCACAAAGCGCTGGTTGAAAGCCATGATCATAAACGCATTCTCTCGACGCTGTTTAATTTCCTGACTGTGGATTTGTCGGCCTTTTATTTCGATATTCGCAAAGACGCGCTTTATTGTGACCCGAAACACGGCACACGCCGCCGCGCCTATATCACCGTGGTCGAAGAAATTTTCAAGCGCCTGACCACATGGCTCGCGCCCACCTTGTCCTTTACCATGGAAGAGGTCTGGCAATGGGTTTACGGGGGGGATGAAACGTCTGTGCATTTGCAGGATTATTTCGACGCGCCGAGCGAGTGGAAGGACGCAGGATTGTCTGATAAAATCGATGTTATCCGTGCCTTCCGCACTTCAGCGTCAGAGACGATTGAGCCTCTCCGCAAAGATAAAGTTATTGGCTCATCACTTGAAGTGCGCCTGACTGCGCCTACGGATGCTGCGTTGGTTTCTGCACTGACGGCGCTCGGTGTGACGCGCAAAGATGATTACGCAAACCCGTCTGACCCGTCCGATACGCTCGCGGATTATCTGATTGTGTCAGAATGCGATTTGTCATCCAAAGCGGCCGACATGAGCGTTCACGCCTTATCATCGGATGCCGCCTATAAAAAATGTGAACGCAGCTGGAAATATTTCAAGATGGCCCAAAACGAAGGCAGTAATATCACACCCCGTGATGCCGCCGCCGTCGCAGCCTTTGACGCGGGTTAGATTAAAAACCTATCGTTTGTCGTCATGCCCGCCCTTGTGGCGGGTATGCATCTGTCAAAGCAGTATGACTAATGCTAAGTCATGCGCATGGGTAGCCGCCACAGGGGCGGCTATGACGGCATTATAAATAATATTGTGCATTAAAACCCCACCAGTTTTCCGTGACAGACCCACTCTGTCGCGCTACACATATTCTATGTCAAAAATGATACTCCACATTGGGAATTATAATTATTCCAGCTGGTCTTTGCGGCCTTGGTTAGTGCTGCGTAAATCGGGATTGCCGTTCACGGTTAATGTCATCGATTTGGACGTGCCCGGGTTTAAGGATAAATTATTGGCGCTATCATCCATGGGCACTGTGCCTGTGCTGGAAGTCCATACAACAGACGGCGTGCAGATGATCCCTGACAGCCTGGCGATTTGTGAATTTTTGGCCAAATGTGTGCCCAACCTCTGGCCAACAGATGCGGCCACGCGCGAGAAAGCCCGCCAAGCGACAAAGTTGATGCATGAGGGATTTGCGGCCCTGCGTAATGAAGCGCCGATGAACCTGCGTCGCCGTACATCGACCAAAATGCCCAAAGACTGCATAGCCGACGCCGCCGATATGGACGGCCTGTGGCAGGACCTTTTGGCCGATCATGACGGCGCGTTTTTGTTCAAAGACTGGTCAATAACGGACGCCTTTTACACCCCCGCAGCCACGCGGTTTGAGAGCTACGGCATCCCGCGGTCTGCGCGCGCTGATACCTATATCAGCGAGCTGATGTCCGACCCTGATTTCCAAGATTGGGAAGCCATGGCCTTTAAAGAGACGCATATCCTGCCCGACACCGATAAGGTCAACGCCTAGCCACCATTACCGAGACGATTATGAACCTAAAAGACACCATACGCACTATTCCTGATTTTCCCAAACCGGGGATTATGTATCGGGATATTACGACGCTGCTGACTAACCGCCGTGCTTTTGCGCAGACGATTATTGATATGTCTGCGCCCTATCAAACCAAAGATATTGATAATGTTGCGGGCATAGAAGCGCGCGGCTTTACCGTAGGCGGCGCGATTGCTTATGAATTGGGCGCGGGGTTTGTGCCCATCCGCAAAGCGGGCAAGTTGCCCTTTGATACCTATGCCCAAGATTATGATTTGGAATACGGCTCTGACACGCTGGAAATTCACGCCGACAGCATCCGCAAAGGCGAGCGCGTCTTGCTCGTCGATGACCTGATCGCGACGGGCGGCACAGCGGAGGCGTCGATAAAACTGCTTCTCAAAGCCGGGGCGGAAATTGTGGGCGCTGCGTTTATCGTGGACTTGCCAGATTTAGGCGGGTTGGCGCGCATCACGAAAATGGGTATTCCTGTGACCGCCTTGGTGACTTATGACGGGCATTGATAGGGTCAGTTTAAAACCGCAATATAAGATTTTCACTTTAGTCTTAGTTGCAGCCACCGTTTTGGCAGCAATAATAGAAACGATATTAGGGGTCTCTTTAACCGGTTTAAAAATCATAATACCGTCGCTTGCCGCTGTGACTGCGGGCGTTGACTTCCTCAAAACGCATGACCGCCGTATGACGGATGCGGAGCGCAAACGCGCTGT from Fretibacter rubidus encodes:
- a CDS encoding FAD-dependent oxidoreductase produces the protein MTMPVNNWGRLPHAAQNRRPARAHSPLDFKHALDGAPTLLPHGMGRSYGDVGLNPDGTLLQMTARDHIISFDKDSGILRARSGLTLDALLRVSVPQGWFIPVSPGSKFVTLGGAIANDVHGKNHHKDGSFGAHVLALSLVRSDRAPMVCTPTKNKKMFALTIGGLGLTGIIDWVELKLKPIKSAYLDVENIPYRSLDEFFKLSADSADWPYNVAWVDCFAPQSKLGRGIFTRARFSDYGGLSPHDSETKFRWPFPTPAFLLNRFTIGLFNTLYRIRPGARYKGRAHYDPYFYPLDSIADWNKLYGRKGFYQHQCLIPQDCAQDGIREMLSIIKHSGQGSFLAVLKHHGTEPSPGVMSFCNIGPGVSLALDFANKGEKTRALLTKLDDCVARHGGRNYIAKDAHMSGKFFQDSYPDWSTLEAARDPKIMSSFWQRVIETPSQNSTPKAPAS
- a CDS encoding UbiA family prenyltransferase; translated protein: MVMDSLVQTQTPLAKMPLVLDLDGTFIRNDLSHELLLLAVCYHPLATLLILFKYLGQKQRLKAALFDLVGHRINVATLPYNDAVIAQAKAAKAQGQAVILCSGSDERLVRKIASQFKFIDDSFGSTQDVNLTSARKAAFLKSHYPKGFDYVGNARADIAVWQDSQNAFAVNPPKSAHRVTSKIGTPVQIIDKSQGGLKAVIKALRLHQWVKNLLLFLIPILIIDRISVTDYGALLLGFLAMGVLASATYVLNDLVDIQHDRAHSRKKFRPFASGALPVPAGVLIVMMGLALAAVMAWSINAAFFAVLCLYLVLTLAYSFYIKRVAIFDVLTLANLFLIRVAAGGAILSEPVSPWLACFIVALFLSLSLVKRYTEVNKQVAIDSNTSELIPGRGYRRTDGPIILGFGIMSLAMTLVAFSLYGLIAENPALTSPYGLFAVGIILTFWMMRMWLLTYRGEMNDDPVLFAIKDPLSLVLGLLSVIIVLVEKGALLS
- a CDS encoding ArnT family glycosyltransferase, whose amino-acid sequence is MTKPIDHAPTTEGQITRARRYALLVLITVLGLLYIGFIATTANHAIIESHSFRQTQTAISTYYLIEDGLTFNYITPVFGTPWTIPFEAPIYQISVALFAKISPLGLDANGRIVSALYWLGCLILGYRILWYLFPARKTTARIFIILALCSPLYIFWSRTFMIETTALFFGLGFLYALMRFTDKGGWIAAITATLLGVLCVLTKATTWPVFVVAGGIYYLLQNKAVITALRPATLTTADTITTIKRGAVLLIAVLIALYIGLSWTTHTDVLKKQSMVGFFLASDNLSLWNFGDMSTRFTKEFWIDLIKDRAIPEAIGQFWWVAVFLFIALLALRNRASHWRKTLTLTFTSILLFLLPMVLFANLHIQHEYYQAANSIFLIAAVASVIGALLEAGKHFKIIGSLGLVAVVAGQIITFTDGYYKLTTNPSEFTDQPPHQIALLVKERVSTHGTLMTLGLDWSSHVFYYGQRKGMAVPLWIEQGYIKMIMDRPSRVLGEKPLAGIVDCIYKEHSKDYPIEQALMDQFIEDSITDPKTRWDRVEAGYCTLHYRIDL
- a CDS encoding glutathione S-transferase family protein; the protein is MKLYDYLPSGNSYKVRLLLSYLALEYDWVNLDIIAGETHTADYKSRNPVGQIPLLELSDGRTIAESNAILYFLAEGTPYWPSNVFDQAKCLQWMFFEQYKHEPSIAVARFIRTYYPQDRADELPALMSKGVQALDIMEAHLADNQWFVGGGPTIADIALYAYTHVAGEGGFTLSDYPNITIWLDRFSDHPRHIRITDIPS
- a CDS encoding YjgN family protein; the protein is MSTPTVYPFQFRGTAKEYFGIWIVNVLLSLVTLGVYASWAKVRNKKYFYGQTFVDDHNFDYHATGMQLFKGKLIVIGVLSVLVALQLLAPVLYLIALLVVLPLLPLIIVRALMFNARVSSHRNVRFNFIGEYGEAFITFLLLPIANLFTLYMITPIISRAANRFTINHHTFGDRGFDFDANLGAYYKPFLGILAVSIIGMIAGFGALFSMMMGRLEGYDGDPERLGMIIILVTYGIMFLVILPSVLFYKACVRNIVFNGTVLDDQHEFKSTVNPWRYVWIIVSNTFAAIFTIGLLVPWGRVRFARYLADNTALITDGSLDGYASSVSETAGVISSEYVDLEGIDMGIGI